In one window of Oscillospiraceae bacterium DNA:
- a CDS encoding IreB family regulatory phosphoprotein gives MADSNRKTITFDIKQDRENEIREIIGSVYNSLMEKGYNPINQLVGYIMSEDPTYITNYNNARGLIRKFEREELMKVLLKNYLNNIK, from the coding sequence AAGACAATTACATTCGATATAAAGCAGGACCGCGAAAATGAAATACGCGAAATAATCGGGAGTGTTTATAACTCTTTGATGGAAAAGGGCTATAATCCCATCAATCAGTTGGTCGGTTATATTATGTCAGAAGACCCGACCTATATAACAAATTATAACAACGCCCGCGGTCTCATCCGCAAGTTTGAGCGCGAGGAGCTTATGAAAGTTTTATTGAAAAACTACCTTAACAACATCAAATGA